Part of the Streptomyces antimycoticus genome, CCCGGCCTCGATCGAGTTGCTGGCAAAGAAGATCCGCTCGGGTCCGAACCGGCGGGAGAGCTCGCGCGCGATCATGGTCGCGGCGGATTCCTCGTCGCCTGTCCGGTAGTTGACGAAGACGTCGGGCATGAAGATTCCCTTCGTGGAAGGAAGACGGGGGAATGAGCACGAGCACGGGGGCAGCGGGCCGGGGCTCCGAAGCCCCGGTCCGCCTGGGCCATGCGGTCCCGACCGTGTGACGGCAGGGCGTGTCCACGGGAGGGCGTACGGATGGAGGTGCGTCGCCGGGCGCGTCACTGGTCGCGGGCAGCACGAGGAAGCCAAGGGCGCCGTGTGACGCGTCGGGCGGGGGTGAGAGGTCCCCCCGGGGATCGTAGGATTCGGAGGGCCGGAGGGCCGGAGGGCCGGGGTAGTCCGGCGAGCCGGGCGGCTCGAGCCGGTGTCAGTCGTGCGCGGGGGCGAGTACCCGTGCCATCGTCGGTTGAAGATCGCGTACGGCCCGGCTGCTTCGGAATCGGGAGAGTTCCCGCGCGAGACGCCGGACGTCGCTGTTCACCGTCGCCGAGGGCACGGCCGGCATCACCCCCAGGAGCTCCCCGGCGATCGTGCACGCGCGCTCGATTTCTCCGGAGGCGGCGTGGGCCAAGGACCTGCGAAAGCCGTACCGGGCGCGGGTTCGCAGCGCGTGCGGCGGGAGACGGCGGCACTCCCGGTCGAGGATCTCGGCGGCCGCCTTGGGGCGACCGAGGTCGTGCAGGCACCAGCCGGTCGTCATCGCCGCCGGATCGCTCACGTGGGTGGTGCCGATCACGGGCTCGGCGCCGCTGCGGGCGTCGTCGCCGTCGAGCAACTCCCGTGCTCTGTCGAGGCTGCGGAGGCAGTCGCGTTCGTCGCCCACGAGCGCGAGTCCCTGTGCCTCCCGCTGGGCCGCCAGCCCCCGGATGCGCGGCGGGATTTGGTCGCTCTGGGCCCGGCGGGCCAGGGCGACGGTGCCTGCGGCGTCCCCTGCGTAGAGCGTGATCAGGGTACGTCGTACGAGCGCGTAGGAACCGAGGTACGGATCGCCCCCGGCCCGCGCTAGCTCGGCGGCCTCACCGGTCCAGGCGAGCGCCGCGCCGCTGTCCCCGGCCTCCTGGGCCATCCAGCCGGTGAACTCCGCGAACCGCGACGCGAGCAGGAGCGCGGGGGTCCGAGTGGCGGACGGGGCGTCGGCGGTCAGCCCGGCGACCATGCGCGTCTGCGTCTCCAGTAGGGGAAGCAGGACCTTCGGCGCGGTGGACTGGCCGAGTTTTCGCAACTGCTC contains:
- a CDS encoding helix-turn-helix domain-containing protein produces the protein MSTDLRFGPELRRLRQEAGLTLTEFSVALNYDKGHLSKVERGERSASPELARRCDAFLGANGELQRLVVRPETDSDTTDTPAIPSLWLVGRRAVLAAGTGSLIDLSLKLGGQASSDAEPLLCSFRAQFEQLRKLGQSTAPKVLLPLLETQTRMVAGLTADAPSATRTPALLLASRFAEFTGWMAQEAGDSGAALAWTGEAAELARAGGDPYLGSYALVRRTLITLYAGDAAGTVALARRAQSDQIPPRIRGLAAQREAQGLALVGDERDCLRSLDRARELLDGDDARSGAEPVIGTTHVSDPAAMTTGWCLHDLGRPKAAAEILDRECRRLPPHALRTRARYGFRRSLAHAASGEIERACTIAGELLGVMPAVPSATVNSDVRRLARELSRFRSSRAVRDLQPTMARVLAPAHD